In Amyelois transitella isolate CPQ chromosome 3, ilAmyTran1.1, whole genome shotgun sequence, a single genomic region encodes these proteins:
- the LOC106129831 gene encoding small ribosomal subunit protein mS31, whose amino-acid sequence MLTRFRLRRDFRIVSRYFSDKSDSDENISQINKKSQDVNKKKDENTEKIQELLKSMMAQPKISESEYREKFATAPDIPRRRKQRPDEIEVKTEKIEEDITKAASNVAQAIGGDVKQTEAELLSKVLGKINQSSTTLSDLLIGMKVDRSKDGDDLRKDAKMDRGQQVKRLVSKTQEELQRTRYSQRKKEPLMRAERSSKSLPQAATVNIFGGEPLGIFKANEGNLGTKLDVWDGLKQRELTLATSQPPANYFQKMILWTEQGKVWKFPINNEQGLEEEQTIPFTEHIFLDSHLEGWCPKKGPIRHFMELVCVGLSKNPFYTVQEKKDHIMWYKEYFESKKDLLTEVGAWDSAKTSSEAST is encoded by the exons ATGTTAACAAG ATTTCGTCTGAGAAGAGATTTTAGGATTGTGTCTAGGTATTTCTCAGATAAATCTGATAGCGATGAAAATatatcacaaataaataagaaatcacAAGATGTGAACAAGAAGAAagatgaaaatactgaaaaaattCAAGAGTTGCTGAAATCAATGATGGCTCAACCTAAAATATCGGAGAGTGAGTACAGGGAGAAGTTTGCGACCGCCCCGGACATACCAAGAAGGAGGAAACAAAGGCCAGATGAGATTGAAGTAAAAACAGAGAAAATTG AGGAAGACATTACCAAAGCAGCTAGTAATGTCGCTCAGGCTATAGGTGGAGATGTGAAGCAGACGGAAGCAGAGTTGTTGTCCAAAGTGCTTGGCAAAATCAACCAATCTTCTACTACATTAAG TGATCTTCTAATTGGGATGAAAGTAGACCGTTCAAAGGATGGTGATGACCTCCGAAAAGATGCGAAGATGGACAGAGGTCAACAAGTAAAACGGCTTGTTAGCAAAACCCAAGAGGAGTTACAGAGGACTCGGTACTCACAGAGGAAGAAGGAACCTCTGATGAGAGCTGAAAGGTCATCAAAAAG CTTACCACAAGCAGCCACTGTCAACATATTCGGCGGTGAACCCCTTGGCATCTTCAAGGCCAACGAAGGCAACCTTGGCACGAAACTAGACGTGTGGGATGGTCTGAAGCAGCGAGAATTGACTCTGGCCACATCTCAACCGCCAGCCAATTACTTCCAGAAAATGATCCTGTGGACCGAGCAGGGGAAAGTGTGGAAGTTCCCTATCAATAATGAACAAG GTTTAGAAGAAGAACAGACCATCCCATTCACAGAGCACATATTCCTTGACTCCCATCTTGAAGGCTGGTGCCCAAAGAAAGGGCCCATAAGGCATTTCATGGAACTCGTGTGTGTGGGACTTTCGAAAAACCCTTTCTACACGGTGCAAGAGAAGAAGGATCATATCATGTGGTACAAAGAGTATTTTGAGTCCAAGAAGGATCTACTGACGGAAGTGGGGGCGTGGGACTCTGCAAAAACAAGTAGTGAGGCGTCTACGTAA
- the LOC106129830 gene encoding uncharacterized protein LOC106129830 produces the protein MNELSSQIKIGEDTPLEPVQNNKIFVNTAFIKSKTIDRTAGLGKTSAMDVEINTKIPVHIHSNKFKCGLIVVVTVSTLSAIISISLAYYHCVTVSLLQDQVNFLMMKMENVTNGQNLNPPSLASSSAEAQIASPQSIFYNRDSLSINLSPPVHPSASPSLAYNKTMLENGLFVTHFNGAYTELNMGLDSIIGPWVRDNKVSSANSYDKIELENKHVIIKEQGLYMIYAQVVYLTHEPCCYYIWAHQPTASPRLLATCATSSDSSERPLSRSQISCATQTVTRLYEGDVINLAQREHNRTVWLRPGYSYFGFVKIAS, from the exons atgaatgaattatctaGCCAAATAAAGATTGGAGAAGACACCCCTCTCGAACCagtacaaaataacaaaatttttgtgaatactgcattcataaaaagtaaaactatTGACCGGACAGCAGGTTTAG ggaAAACCTCTGCAATGGATGTggaaattaatacaaaaattccAGTGCACATacattcaaataaattcaaatgtgGCTTGATAGTGGTAGTAACTGTAAGCACTCTGAGTGCCATTATCAGCATTTCCTTGGCTTACTACCATTGTGTTACTGTGAGTTTATTACAAGATCAAGTGAActttttgatgatgaagatggAGAATGTCACAAATGGGCAGAACTTAAACCCACCTAGTTTGGCATCAAGCAGTGCAGAGGCTCAAATAGCGAGTCCACAAAGCATATTTTACAATAGAGATTCGCTAAGTATTAATCTCAGTCCTCCTGTACATCCTTCGGCATCACCTAGTCTGGCATACAATAAGACCATGCTGGAAAATG gTTTATTTGTGACTCACTTTAACGGTGCTTATACAGAATTGAACATGGGATTGGATT CCATCATCGGTCCGTGGGTGCGCGACAACAAAGTGTCCTCTGCGAACAGCTACGACAAGATCGAGCTGGAGAACAAACACGTGATCATAAAAGAGCAGGGGCTCTACATGATATACGCGCAA GTAGTGTACCTAACCCACGAGCCATGCTGCTACTACATATGGGCACACCAGCCCACAGCCTCCCCGAGACTCCTCGCCACTTGCGCCACGAGCAGCGACTCGAGCGAGAGGCCGCTCAGCCGCTCGCAGATCTCCTGCGCAACGCAAACCGTGACGAGGCTGTACGAAGGTGACGTCATCAATCTAGCCCAAAGGGAACATAATAGGACCGTTTGGCTCAGACCGGGGTATTCCTACTTTGGATTCGTCAAGATTGCTTCATAG